Proteins encoded together in one Carya illinoinensis cultivar Pawnee chromosome 3, C.illinoinensisPawnee_v1, whole genome shotgun sequence window:
- the LOC122305396 gene encoding uncharacterized protein LOC122305396 isoform X2, whose translation MASFCSVEARGAGCLFRNCGSFACGKISLGELEVIKITSFELIWGSNLIQDNKGVAFYKPVGIPDGFYCLGHYCQPNSQPLRGFVLVAREVDTHLSETAHACDPDQSPALQEPLDYALIWSSDYGSKENNGGCCYVWLPQPPEGYKPMGYLVTDKPDKPELDQVRCVRADLTDKCEIYRLLLGTSSKLPNYPFRVWDTRPSRRGMLGRGVPVGTFLCGSYWDAGEELNIACLKNLSHTLPAMPNIDQIHALIHHYGPTVFFHPEEVFLPSSVPWFFKNGARLFRAGFLDGEAIDASGSNLPAGGKNDGEFWIDLPGDDRRESVKHGNLESAKLYVHVKPALGGTFTDIAMWVFCPFNGPVTLKVGLVNIALSKMGQHVGDWEHITLRICNFTGELWSIYFSQHSGGEWVNAYDLEYIEGNKAVVYSSKSGHASYPHPGIYLQGSSKLGIGVRNDCALSNLYVDSSIRYQLVAAEYLGDEVVTEPFWLQFMREWGPTLIYDSRTELDKIIKNLPVLIRYSVESMFDKLPVELYGEEGPTGPKEKNNWVGDERS comes from the exons ATGGCTAGCTTTTGTTCTGTTGAAGCTCGTGGAGCAGGGTGTCTCTTCAGAAATT GTGGAAGTTTTGCCTGTGGAAAAATAAGTCTTGGAGAATTAGAAGTTATTAAAATCACCAGCTTTGAGTTAATTTGGGGCTCTAACCTGATACAAGACAATAAGGGTGTTGCATTTTATAAACCGGTGGGTATACCTGATGGTTTCTATTGCCTTGGCCACTACTGCCAACCTAACAGCCAGCCTTTACGAGGATTTGTTCTTGTGGCTAGAGAAGTAGATACTCATCTGTCAGAAACCGCCCATGCTTGTGACCCTGATCAGTCACCTGCTCTTCAAGAGCCCCTTGATTATGCCTTAATATGGAGTTCTGATTACGGAAGCAAGGAAAATAATGGTGGATGTTGTTATGTTTGGCTACCTCAGCCACCTGAGGGTTACAAGCCCATGGGCTATTTGGTTACTGACAAGCCAGACAAGCCTGAGTTGGATCAAGTGAGATGTGTTCGAGCTGACCTAACCGACAAATGTGAAATTTACCGCCTCTTACTTGGTACCAGTTCTAAATTACCAAATTATCCATTTCGAGTTTGGGATACGAGACCCTCTCGCCGGGGAATGCTGGGGAGAGGAGTTCCTGTAGGGACATTTCTCTGTGGTAGCTACTGGGACGCTGGAGAAGAGCTGAATATTGCATGTTTGAAGAATCTAAGTCATACTTTACCTGCAATGCCAAACATTGATCAGATTCATGCACTAATCCACCACTATGGACCCACTGTATTTTTTCATCCTGAAGAGGTCTTCTTGCCATCATCTGTTCCATGGTTTTTCAAAAATGGAGCACGGTTGTTCAGAGCTGGCTTTCTAGATGGTGAGGCTATTGATGCAAGTGGCTCAAATTTGCCAGCTGGGGGAAAGAATGACGGGGAGTTTTGGATTGATTTACCAGGTGATGATCGGAGAGAGAGTGTCAAACATGGAAACTTGGAAAGTGCAAAACTTTACGTTCATGTCAAGCCAGCTCTAGGAGGAACTTTTACTGACATTGCAATGTGGGTTTTCTGCCCCTTCAATGGACCAGTTACGCTTAAAGTCGGGTTAGTGAATATTGCTCTAAGTAAGATGGGACAGCATGTGGGTGACTGGGAGCATATCACACTCCGTATATGCAACTTCACTGGAGAGCTTTGGAGTATATACTTCTCACAGCACAGCGGGGGTGAATGGGTAAATGCTTATGATTTGGAGTACATAGAGGGGAATAAAGCTGTTGTTTACTCATCAAAAAGTGGGCACGCAAGCTACCCTCATCCAGGAATCTATCTCCAGGGCTCCTCAAAGCTTGGGATTGGAGTTAGGAATGACTGTGCTCTAAGTAACTTATATGTAGATTCAAGCATCCGTTATCAATTAGTTGCGGCAGAGTATCTTGGAGATGAGGTTGTTACAGAACCTTTCTGGTTGCAGTTTATGAGAGAGTGGGGTCCAACTCTCATCTATGATTCGAGAACTGAACTggataaaataattaagaa
- the LOC122305396 gene encoding uncharacterized protein LOC122305396 isoform X1, whose amino-acid sequence MGVGLRTRLSLSVSGASKIKALRDIFFKVLLYVRGLLAMMFGCNCFFWNRVTDLSSPPEPKPFSLPAPIPIWPEGGSFACGKISLGELEVIKITSFELIWGSNLIQDNKGVAFYKPVGIPDGFYCLGHYCQPNSQPLRGFVLVAREVDTHLSETAHACDPDQSPALQEPLDYALIWSSDYGSKENNGGCCYVWLPQPPEGYKPMGYLVTDKPDKPELDQVRCVRADLTDKCEIYRLLLGTSSKLPNYPFRVWDTRPSRRGMLGRGVPVGTFLCGSYWDAGEELNIACLKNLSHTLPAMPNIDQIHALIHHYGPTVFFHPEEVFLPSSVPWFFKNGARLFRAGFLDGEAIDASGSNLPAGGKNDGEFWIDLPGDDRRESVKHGNLESAKLYVHVKPALGGTFTDIAMWVFCPFNGPVTLKVGLVNIALSKMGQHVGDWEHITLRICNFTGELWSIYFSQHSGGEWVNAYDLEYIEGNKAVVYSSKSGHASYPHPGIYLQGSSKLGIGVRNDCALSNLYVDSSIRYQLVAAEYLGDEVVTEPFWLQFMREWGPTLIYDSRTELDKIIKNLPVLIRYSVESMFDKLPVELYGEEGPTGPKEKNNWVGDERS is encoded by the exons ATGGGGGTGGGGTTGCGGACCCGTCTGTCACTCTCAGTTTCAGGGGCTTCAAAGATCAAAGCTTTGAGAGACATCTTCTTCAAGGTTCTATTGTATGTGAGAGGGCTTTTGGCGATGATGTTTGGTTGCAATTGCTTTTTTTGGAACAGGGTCACCGATTTGTCTTCGCCTCCTGAGCCCAAACCATTCTCGCTGCCGGCTCCGATTCCCATATGGCCTGAAG GTGGAAGTTTTGCCTGTGGAAAAATAAGTCTTGGAGAATTAGAAGTTATTAAAATCACCAGCTTTGAGTTAATTTGGGGCTCTAACCTGATACAAGACAATAAGGGTGTTGCATTTTATAAACCGGTGGGTATACCTGATGGTTTCTATTGCCTTGGCCACTACTGCCAACCTAACAGCCAGCCTTTACGAGGATTTGTTCTTGTGGCTAGAGAAGTAGATACTCATCTGTCAGAAACCGCCCATGCTTGTGACCCTGATCAGTCACCTGCTCTTCAAGAGCCCCTTGATTATGCCTTAATATGGAGTTCTGATTACGGAAGCAAGGAAAATAATGGTGGATGTTGTTATGTTTGGCTACCTCAGCCACCTGAGGGTTACAAGCCCATGGGCTATTTGGTTACTGACAAGCCAGACAAGCCTGAGTTGGATCAAGTGAGATGTGTTCGAGCTGACCTAACCGACAAATGTGAAATTTACCGCCTCTTACTTGGTACCAGTTCTAAATTACCAAATTATCCATTTCGAGTTTGGGATACGAGACCCTCTCGCCGGGGAATGCTGGGGAGAGGAGTTCCTGTAGGGACATTTCTCTGTGGTAGCTACTGGGACGCTGGAGAAGAGCTGAATATTGCATGTTTGAAGAATCTAAGTCATACTTTACCTGCAATGCCAAACATTGATCAGATTCATGCACTAATCCACCACTATGGACCCACTGTATTTTTTCATCCTGAAGAGGTCTTCTTGCCATCATCTGTTCCATGGTTTTTCAAAAATGGAGCACGGTTGTTCAGAGCTGGCTTTCTAGATGGTGAGGCTATTGATGCAAGTGGCTCAAATTTGCCAGCTGGGGGAAAGAATGACGGGGAGTTTTGGATTGATTTACCAGGTGATGATCGGAGAGAGAGTGTCAAACATGGAAACTTGGAAAGTGCAAAACTTTACGTTCATGTCAAGCCAGCTCTAGGAGGAACTTTTACTGACATTGCAATGTGGGTTTTCTGCCCCTTCAATGGACCAGTTACGCTTAAAGTCGGGTTAGTGAATATTGCTCTAAGTAAGATGGGACAGCATGTGGGTGACTGGGAGCATATCACACTCCGTATATGCAACTTCACTGGAGAGCTTTGGAGTATATACTTCTCACAGCACAGCGGGGGTGAATGGGTAAATGCTTATGATTTGGAGTACATAGAGGGGAATAAAGCTGTTGTTTACTCATCAAAAAGTGGGCACGCAAGCTACCCTCATCCAGGAATCTATCTCCAGGGCTCCTCAAAGCTTGGGATTGGAGTTAGGAATGACTGTGCTCTAAGTAACTTATATGTAGATTCAAGCATCCGTTATCAATTAGTTGCGGCAGAGTATCTTGGAGATGAGGTTGTTACAGAACCTTTCTGGTTGCAGTTTATGAGAGAGTGGGGTCCAACTCTCATCTATGATTCGAGAACTGAACTggataaaataattaagaa